A window of Flammeovirga kamogawensis genomic DNA:
GCACCATAATTACTAATTGAAAAAGAGACTTCTGTCGTCTTTATTTTAATGGGACCCTCATTAGATCCATACCTAATTGCATTCTTAAGTAGATTCTTTAAAATGATATCAAAAAGGTACGGATCGATAGTTAAAGTATGAGTGAAAAGTAAATTCTTTTCTATTGATAAGGATTTCAAGCTAGCCAATTCTTCTATGGCTTCTACTTGTTTATTTATTTCTGCTTCGGTTTTGATTTCTTGTATATCGGTAAACTCTCCATTCTCAATCTTTGTGATTAAGTTAAGTGTTGTCCCCAATCTAGAAAGGTGATTTGCTTCGTCGTAAATAGTTTTAATCACACGGGCATCTTTTTCTTCAAGTTCCTCAGAGATCATTAGTGTTTCTGCCTTATTTCTAATAATTGCTAAAGGTGTTTGTATCTCGTGTGCAATATCTTCTGTATACTCTTTTAGATGATTATAATCTGCATCAATCCTCTTCACCATATTTGTAAATAGATTTTGCATTTCAACAAATTCAGAAGTAGATGTTTCTACTTTTTCAATCTTATCTGCAGAACCTACTTTAAAGCGTTGCATTTGCTCTAGAATTCGTCTAAAAGATTGTAAGAAGTAACCAGAAAGAAGATAGTTAAATGTTACTGTTAGAATAATTAAAACGATAAATGAGGGAACGACATATTCAAAAATATCATCTCTAAAATAATAATAATTTTGAACCTCTCTATCCATTTCTATTCTATAAATTTTGCCATTGGCTTCTATTAAAGAAATTCTTTTTCTATGGATAAGATTACGCTCAATATCTTCATGAAATACTGTTATATCTTCATTTACAGGGTATTCTGTCTTCTTACAACGTTTAGAAACTTCTTTGATTTTTGTAATATTATGACCTATGATAGAGTCTGGAGACATACCTTCTTCTAGTAGATACTTTGCTTTTTTCTCTAACCAGCCAAAACGCCTATTCAGATCTGAGTCAATAAACTCATCGGCTTCTCTTGTTAAGAATTTTGCATTAAACAAAAAGACAACCAATGTAAATATTAAATAGAAAAACGTAATTCTTGATAGTAAATTAAATGTCTTCTTGTTACTCATAATTATAGAGAAGTGGAAAACTTATATCCCATGCCATAAACAGATTTTATTCTATCTACACCACCAGATTTCTGAAGTTTTTTTCGTAAGTTTTTTATGTGAGAATAAATAAAGTCAAAGCTATCGGCTTGGTCAACATGGTCGCCCCACAAATGCTCTGCAATATTCTCTTTTGTAAGCATTTTATCTTTATTATAAAGGAAGTAGATCAATAAATCATACTCCTTTTTAGTGAGTTCTAAGGGAATATTATTGACAGAAACATTTTTAGATAAAATATCTACTTTCAATTCCTTGATTATAATATCATTACTCCCTTTAAATTTTTTTCTTCTGAAAAGAGAACGAACTCTAGCTATTAATTCTGCCATATGAAATGGCTTTGTAATGTAGTCGTCAGCACCAAGATCTAGCCCAAGTACCTTATCGTCTATACTATCTCTAGCAGTAACGATAAGGACTCCAGCATTTGGATCAACTTGTTTGATTAGTTTGACAATATCCAAACCATTACCATCTGGTAAACCTAGATCTACCACTAAGATATCGTATTCATAAACACCAATTTTATCCCTAGCCTCTTCGAGTGTACTTACCCACTCAATGCTAATTTTCTGGTCTTTAAATGCAGATATTACCCCTTCTGATAATGCTTCATTGTCTTCTATCAACAATAATTTCATCCACTTATATTTTATTCAATAATTTTGATAGTAATAGATTTTTAGAAATCCATTCCACCACCATCACCACCTCTACGAGATGGCTTAAAGTTATTCAATCTATACGTTAAAGTTGCAGTAACTACATGAGGATATCTAAAATCTTCAGTATAATTATTAAAACCTATACCTTCTGAGTAACTTTTTCTTCTTGCAGTACCAAGAACATCGTTCATAGAAACTGTAAGTGATAATTTTCTTTTCAATAAGCTCTGCTTTACAGCTGCAGTCATCATAAAGTAACCTTCATTTCTACCCTGAGCCGTCACTGTTTCACCAGTATATCTATTATTTACTTGAATAGAAGTCCCTTTTCCTAACTTAAATGTATTGTTAAAACGACTACTCCAGTTTAAACTCTGACGATCAAAGCTTTCTCCTTCTAACTCTCCCTCTACTCTGTAATCATATAGGTTACCCATTATATCCATGGTCCACCAAGTAAATGGTTGGAAATTTAAAGAAAGTTCTAGTCCTAATGCATAATCAGTACCTACATTTTCATAGGTATGTAATATTACTCCTTCTTCATACACACTTTGTACACGTTCAATCTTATTGTGAGTCATTCGGTAATAAGAATCTAAAGATACAGTTGCTTTATCTCCTAGATTTTTTAGGTATCCAAAATCAAAAGAATCAATATTTTCAGGTAATAAAGCAGGGTTACCTCGTCTTACGTTAAAGGCATCTTGCCAAGTTACAAATGGCTCTAAATAATACCCCCTAGGACGTTCAATTCTGCGAGAATAGCTCAACATTAATTGATCGTCCTTAGGAAGATTATAAGATAAGTGAATTGTTGGAAAAATGTTCCATTGGTCAACAGGAAAGTCTTCTTCTTGTCCTTTTAAGTTAATGTTTCTCCCTGTGTACTCCGCTCTTAAACCACCTTGGTAGCCAAATTTTCCAATTCTACCAGCGTAAGTACCATAAAGAGAATGAATAGTTTGGGTGTATTGAGTTGTAAAACTAAAGTCAGGTGCAAAAATATAATCTCCAGTAGCCACATCATAATTGTAAACTTCATTTACATCTTCACTTTTATTCAAGCGTGTTTGCCACCCTGCCTCTATTTTGTCAGTTGCTCCAATTGGTAAAGTATAATCTATTTTGGCTCTTAATCTTCCACCCGGTCCAATTTCTGTAGAACGTTGCCCACTTGAAGGTGTTTCTGCCACATTTCCATTACTATCTTTTTGGTATAATTCGTTTTTAGAACTCTCTGTCATATCACGTCCGCCATAATCTACTTGAGCATCAAGAACGTGTCCTTTTTTAGCAAATTTATGTTGATAGTTTAAGTTTGCAGAATAATACAATCCGCCTCTTTCCCAATATTCGCTACTAATGTATCTATTTTCATTTATCGGGTTTTCACCACCACCAATTCTTTGATACTCATAAAAATCAGCATCCATTCCTCCATACATTTTAAAGTCACCTATTCTACCAGAAAATTTGATGAAATCATTATCCGAAATAGCATATTCAACCCCACCTTGAATACCAGCAACTTCAAAAGTACGCTCTCTATCTCCTTCAGAAATTACATAAGAAGCTGTATCATTTGAATTTGTAATTCGTTCAGATTTATAAGAGCCAGGCCCTGGACGTTTATTGTAGTTTGCTCCGATGTAATAATTCCACTTCTTCTTTTTAAAGTTAAGCAGGAAATCAGCACCTACACGGCCATACATACCACCATTTACATTAAAAACGCCATTAACACCTTCTAGCTTATTCTTTTTAGTAATAATATTAATAATACCGGCAGTACCATCTGGATCATATTTTGCAGAAGGGTTCGTTATTAATTCAATATTTTCAATAGTACTTGCAGGAATTTGTTGTAGAGCTTCAGAAGCATCTAATACAGATGGTCTACCATCAATTAAAACTGTAAATCCTGAAGACCCTCTTAAACTTACATTTCCATCTCCATCTACAGAAACAGAAGGTAAATTCTCTAAAATATCAACAGCCGTACCAGACATAGATGCAAACTGAGTTCCCACGTTTACTATCTTTTTATCAATATCATACTGAATAGAATTTTTTGTTCCTACAACCTCAACAGCATCTAATACCTCAGCATCAGTAGAAAGTACTACATTTCCTAAATTCTTAGAAGATGATGTTTTAGATATCTCTACGTCATCAATAACAGTTTTCTGAAATCCTATAAAAGTAATTTCAACAGTATATAGACCTTCTGGAATATTTTTAATTTGAAACACACCTTCAGCAGAAGTAATTGTACCGCCAATTAATTTTCGAGATACTTTTTCAAATACACTTACTGTGGCATATTCTACTATCTGATTTGTCTCAGATTCTGTCACTTTTCCAGAAATTGACCCTTGTTTTAAAGGGTCGTTTGCAAATACAGATGTAAAAAGAACGAAAGAAAGTATTGAAAAAATGAATGCTATTTTTTTATTCATAAACAGATGAGGTTAATAAGTTCATTACAAACGTAGTATTCAAATCTGTTTGAAATTTGGAGAAATCTGAATTATGGAAAAATAGTATCAAAAGATAGCAAGAGACTTCGTTCTTTTTTGTGGGATATGGAATAACTAAGAATAAGAATTGAAAAAGATTGATAATAAATAGCTAATCTTTCTTTCAATTATCTATATTTGCAATCGCAATACTTATCAAGAAAGGCAGAGGGACTGGGCCCTATAACGTCTTGGCAACCTGCGCTCTCCATAGCAAGGTGCTAATTCCCAACTCGAAGGTGTTCGAGAAAAGATGAGTTTATCTCCTAAAATGACAAAAAGAGGCATTTTCATGTCCTCATGCTAATCAAATAAGTAATGCCTTTTAATTATTAAACTAATTGGACATTTATTGATTTTGATATTTAGAATTTTACTCTTTTGTAGCTTATTAACTTTAACAAGTTGCTTTGAACTAAATGAAAAGTTACAAATAATGAAAGATAACAAAGGAGATTACTCTTTTATGTTTGATTTCAGTGAAAGTAAAGAGCTTTTAAATATTATTTCAACATATAGAAATGATGAAGGGCAACACATCTTTTCTGTCAATAAGTTTAATAGACCATTACAATTAATTACTGATGATCTAAATGCTATTCCTGGTATTTATGACTGTAAAGCAACTTTAGACTCGGTTGATTGGAAAATGGGCATACGTTTCGCTTTTGTTGATATTGCAGCTTTAAACTCTGCTCTATCTAAAATTGACGGTCAGAAAGAAATAGAATACCTCAAAATTCGCAAAAGAAAAGCACAATGGAAACAGAATATTAACTGGAAACAACTGATCACATCTCATTTACCAACCTCTTCTAAATCTCAGGAGACCATGATAAATGCGATTGATTCAGCCTCTTATTCTTACCATTGGTATTTAAATAGAGAAATTAAGACGATTAAGTCTTATGAAATAAATCGCCTTGGTTCTTCTGAGGTCGAATATATAGGTAAGATTCCAGATGCCAAGACAAGTGCTTACATCACACAATGGAACATTAAGTTTAAATAAGATTACGAATTTTATATAATATGACATATTTATTTACATCAGAATCCGTTTCTGAAGGACACCCAGATAAAATTGCAGATCAAATTTCTGATGCAATATTAGACGCAATGCTTACTCAAGATCCTAAATCTAGAGTTGCATGCGAAACTATGGTTACTACAGGTTTAGCAGTGATTGCTGGAGAAGTAACTACAAAAGCATATGTTGAAATTCCTGATGTTGTTAGAGATACTATCAATAAAATAGGATACGATAAAGAAGACTATTCTTTTGCTGCTCACTCATGTGGTGTACAAGTAGCTTTACATAGTCAATCACCTGATATTGCTCAAGGTGTAAATGTTGGCGAAGGTGTAGATAAAGAACAAGGTGCTGGCGACCAAGGAATGATGTTTGGTTATGCTACAAAAGAGACAGAAGAGTACATGCCAATGGCACTAGCTTTCTCTCATAGCCTTGTAAAAAGATTAGCGGAAATACGTAAGAATCATACTGATTTAATTGGTTACTTACGTCCTGATGCTAAAGCTCAGGTTACTATTGAATATAACGAAGATAATACTCCAAAAAGAGTACATACTATTGTTGTTTCTACACAACATGATGAATTCCCTGGTGTATCTGATGATGTAGCTTTAGGTCAAATTGCTACAGATATTAAAGAGCATGTAATTAATAAAGTTATTCCTGCAGAATTAATAGATGCTGATACAATCTTCCACATTAACCCTACTGGTAAATTTGTTATTGGTGGTCCTCATGGCGACGCTGGGTTAACTGGTCGTAAAATAATTGTTGATACTTACGGTGGTAAAGGTGCTCATGGTGGTGGTGCTTTTTCTGGTAAAGACCCTTCTAAAGTAGATAGATCTGCAGCTTATGCATCAAG
This region includes:
- a CDS encoding response regulator transcription factor, which codes for MKLLLIEDNEALSEGVISAFKDQKISIEWVSTLEEARDKIGVYEYDILVVDLGLPDGNGLDIVKLIKQVDPNAGVLIVTARDSIDDKVLGLDLGADDYITKPFHMAELIARVRSLFRRKKFKGSNDIIIKELKVDILSKNVSVNNIPLELTKKEYDLLIYFLYNKDKMLTKENIAEHLWGDHVDQADSFDFIYSHIKNLRKKLQKSGGVDRIKSVYGMGYKFSTSL
- the metK gene encoding methionine adenosyltransferase; amino-acid sequence: MTYLFTSESVSEGHPDKIADQISDAILDAMLTQDPKSRVACETMVTTGLAVIAGEVTTKAYVEIPDVVRDTINKIGYDKEDYSFAAHSCGVQVALHSQSPDIAQGVNVGEGVDKEQGAGDQGMMFGYATKETEEYMPMALAFSHSLVKRLAEIRKNHTDLIGYLRPDAKAQVTIEYNEDNTPKRVHTIVVSTQHDEFPGVSDDVALGQIATDIKEHVINKVIPAELIDADTIFHINPTGKFVIGGPHGDAGLTGRKIIVDTYGGKGAHGGGAFSGKDPSKVDRSAAYASRHIAKNLVAAGVADEALVQVAYAIGVSEPVSLNVTTYGTSKVDMTDAEISKEIEKIFDMRPSAIVKRLGLTNPIFLPTAAYGHMGQAPYTKEVEINSTEVSENNGKKVSTTVTEKKEVEFFTWEKLDYVDKIKSAFKI
- a CDS encoding TonB-dependent receptor family protein, with translation MNKKIAFIFSILSFVLFTSVFANDPLKQGSISGKVTESETNQIVEYATVSVFEKVSRKLIGGTITSAEGVFQIKNIPEGLYTVEITFIGFQKTVIDDVEISKTSSSKNLGNVVLSTDAEVLDAVEVVGTKNSIQYDIDKKIVNVGTQFASMSGTAVDILENLPSVSVDGDGNVSLRGSSGFTVLIDGRPSVLDASEALQQIPASTIENIELITNPSAKYDPDGTAGIINIITKKNKLEGVNGVFNVNGGMYGRVGADFLLNFKKKKWNYYIGANYNKRPGPGSYKSERITNSNDTASYVISEGDRERTFEVAGIQGGVEYAISDNDFIKFSGRIGDFKMYGGMDADFYEYQRIGGGENPINENRYISSEYWERGGLYYSANLNYQHKFAKKGHVLDAQVDYGGRDMTESSKNELYQKDSNGNVAETPSSGQRSTEIGPGGRLRAKIDYTLPIGATDKIEAGWQTRLNKSEDVNEVYNYDVATGDYIFAPDFSFTTQYTQTIHSLYGTYAGRIGKFGYQGGLRAEYTGRNINLKGQEEDFPVDQWNIFPTIHLSYNLPKDDQLMLSYSRRIERPRGYYLEPFVTWQDAFNVRRGNPALLPENIDSFDFGYLKNLGDKATVSLDSYYRMTHNKIERVQSVYEEGVILHTYENVGTDYALGLELSLNFQPFTWWTMDIMGNLYDYRVEGELEGESFDRQSLNWSSRFNNTFKLGKGTSIQVNNRYTGETVTAQGRNEGYFMMTAAVKQSLLKRKLSLTVSMNDVLGTARRKSYSEGIGFNNYTEDFRYPHVVTATLTYRLNNFKPSRRGGDGGGMDF
- a CDS encoding sensor histidine kinase; amino-acid sequence: MSNKKTFNLLSRITFFYLIFTLVVFLFNAKFLTREADEFIDSDLNRRFGWLEKKAKYLLEEGMSPDSIIGHNITKIKEVSKRCKKTEYPVNEDITVFHEDIERNLIHRKRISLIEANGKIYRIEMDREVQNYYYFRDDIFEYVVPSFIVLIILTVTFNYLLSGYFLQSFRRILEQMQRFKVGSADKIEKVETSTSEFVEMQNLFTNMVKRIDADYNHLKEYTEDIAHEIQTPLAIIRNKAETLMISEELEEKDARVIKTIYDEANHLSRLGTTLNLITKIENGEFTDIQEIKTEAEINKQVEAIEELASLKSLSIEKNLLFTHTLTIDPYLFDIILKNLLKNAIRYGSNEGPIKIKTTEVSFSISNYGAPLTIPEDQLFKRFIKGNSSSQSLGLGLALVHKICKVSGLTISYKYEHRQHIFTVEA